ATTGACTGTAGATGAAAACTAATAGAAAATAACTCTAATGTTATACATATATTATAGGGTAAATTTAgctaaaaaatcttataaaatccTTCCCAGGTATTTAAgcatttttattatatcctgCATGCAAAGCACATATTAATGACTGTACAAATAAAGTAAAAGAATGTGCTAATATAGGTGACGACTGTTCCCAACTATTTGTAGAAGTAAAAGAAACTGCCGAGTGCACTATCTATACAACAGATGAACAATATACAAGATTACCCATGAAACTTTAGAACTCCTCTTCATTAGCAAAGAAGTCTTATTCTGTGTGCCAATTGCCAAAAGTGCTGTGTTTAACCCAAACGCTCTCTGAAGAATTGAGAATATATCTTCTCGTTAGATTGCTCTCTGAATTCACTCATTTTACGAAACCCAAAATACTGCTAAAAGTATACATATCCCACATGTCCTTTTTTCTTGCACAAAATTCACAATCTCCAAGCATTTAGCTCTTCATCAACTAAATGTAAGATGTTGATAAATAAAGCTGCCTCCctgcatgctaaaaaaaaaaaaacagagaaagaaagaaaaaaaactccattAACCTAGATTTGTCCAATTTTCTAAGAATTGTTTATGGTTAGAATTGTTCCTCAAGCTGCCCTTATGTGAAAAAAAGGAATAACACACTTAGAGACATGACATGATAGAAAAAAGCAAACTGTTTCTGTTCTCATTTCTCAAAGTTCAGGAATGGTTGGAAGAAGCTTCAGTATGCATGGCCAGAATAATTCAGAGCTATGCTACTCTTGAGATGAAGAAGCATTTTGAGAGTGATTAGATTTTGCTATTGTCTTTACAATGTCAGATCTTACTTTTATTGCGTGGCTAGATTCAGTGTTCTGATTCCATCACATGACATACATAACTGTGGTTTTAatctgtgttttttattttctagattaGATGTTAGAAGTCTTTTGGTAAAAGAGAGAATTGTATCAAAATTACTATTTTGACAAATGGACTATTCGTTTTGATAGTAAAATTTCAAGCATCAACTAAATGGTCTGTGTCTCGTGCAGTATTACATTGATCCTGCCTCAGGTCGTaagttcaggtccaagaaagATGTTCAATATTATTTGGAAACTGGAACTTTAAAGAAGAAGGGAAAATTGACTGAGAACTCTGATGCCGATACTAATGTGAGTAAGAAATCTCTGTTTAGACTAAAGGATCGGCCCCTCTATTTCTCTTatgacattttgtttttcatctgaACTAACTTGTATAATTTCGGAAGTCTGCAGGGAATTTAAAGGTTGATAAAAACAAGTCTGGCGCAAACACAAGTTTTGCTTTGAACTTTGATTCTTTTAATGTTCCTGATAGGACCGAATGGGTTCTTGCAAATGCAAAAGAAGATACCTGGATTCCCTTCATTGATGGTAAAAAGGTACCTCTATACGATAAGGAACAGTGGGATTTTGCATTTGCATCTCTGACGACAAGCAGTCATGGTAAAAGAAAGCGATGagacttgaaacttgaaagCGTGTGGAATGTAGCCCGCAGTATTATCGAGGGACAGTTTTAAAGAGTCTGGGAgtcttcattttcctttttttgtggCCATTTATTTTACAGCTTTCTGTTCATGAAATTTATCCGGTCTAGCTCtagcaacagtcataattcaaatagttattttttttatatcataattctAGCCACAGTAAATCAAATAGTTTTCTTTATCAAATCGATCCGGTCTAGTTTAATGTCACAGACTCACAGCAATTCAAATAGCTTCTTATCAGATCTTGTCTAGTTCTATATTGGCTCCTGTTTGTGTTCTCTCTTAATTCAGTGTTTCTTTGAGGTGGCTCCTGTGGGCACTAGTCAGTGCACTCTGCGCTAAGGTGCTGCGATTAGGATTTAATTTGTTGTGACGAAGAAGATATCGGCATTgtgtatatttttgtttaatattataaaaggtTAAAATTGAGAATCGAAAAGATgatgcttttattttataaaataaattgaaaaaaatataaatttataaattctagAAAGAGTTGTTAATGCcaattaaagttaaaatatgttaatcttcatcgacattttaCCTTGcaggtaattttttgtttttgtatttatttgtatgtaataaaaatagatatttataagaAAGATAACAACTTTGGGTTGTATTTAGCgataaaatctataatatttaagcAATAACTactgatatttattttataagccattttgaaagaaaaaacaaataaaaataaagatcacaTTTGGATCCACTAAATGTAATTAGAATATTTCTACTTgggtttaaattatatattttttaattctttttatcatgtttctttcttctctttgtttttatccCTTTTCTATAAATAATTAGTAGTTACTTCTTGAAGATAATATGATAGAAAGGCTTGGCTTTTATTGTGCACGTAAAGACCTATCAAACTTTTAggtgaaagaaaatataataaaaggacTCGTTGAACTTTTAGTCAAATTTAACCCAACCCctgaccttttattttctttttattttggtcccttAAACTATTAGGTCTAAGTAATCGACCTCCTCTGTTAAAAACATACGGTTGTTAATTGTTATAGCTGGTTCTGGTGGGGTTAAGATttcgtttgggaacgcggctgcgttcttaaaaaatttgaaattttttttttttactaaaatttaatatggtttgtatattttggatcgttttgatgtgctgatatcaaaaatgattttaaaaaaatgaaaaaacatcattggcatgcattttggcacgaaaagttatttgaaaagcacccgcaaccacactgccaaacacgctctaaaaaTAAACGTAATAAGGCTATAATAACTTAGACcaggatttataaaaaaagaaaaaaaaaaggggggggggggggttcagGGTTTATGTTGAGCAAAAATCCAAGGGTATTACTTAATACCTCTAAAAGAGTTTGGCTATCAACCTACCTCCGTACAGTGAGGAGTTggcctcctctctttttttccttttttttttcctttcaattcctcttctttttgttattttttttatttttttattatccttttatatttattttatttgaatttatcttcataaattattctaatttttttataaggttaatttaacatcaaataaatatcttgatatttaatttatacttaattttataaatatttatttttttatcgtataattaaaaaaattagtttttaaacctAGCAGGGTTCATGGTGTGTTAATCCGTGAAATCAGAGTTGATGTAATGTattgtcatctcaatatttttttaaaaaaatcatattaaatgcTTTTAAAAGTCATATCGTGTTTTTTACTAGTTGTCTATATTATGTTAAAATCTGTCAAGTCAATTTGATTATATTGAAGCAATtcttatacaatttaattttaaatttaatttaaataaaaagtcataataaaaaaatttaaaattaactttattaACAATGTTAAATATATCCTTGGAGCCTAAACTTTTTTCCTcgcattcaattttttttaatttgaccttaaaataaCATCCTTGGTTGTGTACTTATTAAGCTAAAATGGAGGGCAAATTTATTGCGGCTCTAGATTCAAATTAATATCCATtgctataatataattattatttttccttttccatgAAAAATCAATGACTAGTTTATAAGgagtaatttgatatttttacataattcactaattattattaaattaattagagacAACATAATCGTTTCACATTTTTCAttacagtaaaattattaaattatctttaaaataaaaaaataataaaatatcatacaagggttattttgtatttttatcatgtttttttttttgttataatcatgTTGAATTATggacaatttaatattttaataaatataaaatattaataaaaaaaaaatgattgcacACACCCGTGTGACATACGCTCTACCATTTTTAGGCAACGTGTGTGGAGGCGTATGATAGTCACCAACATGCTTCCGAGATGTGGTTGGATTTGTCTCGGCAATCCATCTTCCCACAACTACGCATGCTCttttttgacatttaatttCGCGTcggttagtattttttttctctttctcttcaccttgatttttatatttgtcattTCAGTTTTCCAAAGcaacctatttttatttttatttgaaactagcatgtttttttttaaaggtatgCGTGCACCAGTTAATTATtaacacataattatttttcactttcttttcataaaaatgtaattctaatatttttctttttaaggacAATGGATATTTTTGTTCCAAATTTTTTTGCTACCATGTTAGCTAGAAAATTCTAATTACTGattcttaatatattattttttaaattatttattttttttagcaacagatttttcattgataaatccgttgctaacattaaaaaattaatatatacataATCCGTTGTTAATTCATTGCTAAATCAACATCCCAATTATTTACTCCGTAACTAAAATCTGATGCTAATGACCGTCATTTTGAGTAGTGAACAGAAAATGGATTTTCCAGCTTCGACTTGGTGCTTTCAAGTCGGGGACCGATGGCTGCGAAATTGTTGCTAAAAACGTCTTCGATGGCGACTCCATCGATGATCCCAACAGACAACTTGGATCAACTTCGAGAACTGCAACACTAATTCATCTGATCACCGCTGCAAATTCATCCAGCTCTTTGACAGAGCAACGATCCACTCCTCTCACACCTCCAAACACTTCACTGCCACACATACAACTCGCAGGTATAGCCTGTTCAGAAACACCCTCATGCATCTAGACTGGCAAATCTTGACACCTGCTCCCCCTCTGGAACTAAAAGAAGACTCAATTTCAAAGACTCAGAGGCACACAGCAGGTTTACGTACTAAGACCCTTCTCCTTTCATGCACGTGTCAATCACTCCTTGTATATCCAGTATTGTTTTTGAACATTATTCACAACATTATTCATTAAAACTGCGACTGTTGCTTATGCATTGTCTCT
This region of Populus trichocarpa isolate Nisqually-1 chromosome 9, P.trichocarpa_v4.1, whole genome shotgun sequence genomic DNA includes:
- the LOC7488117 gene encoding methyl-CpG-binding domain-containing protein 5 gives rise to the protein MSDTATPAQFPGTDQPVPNQDDALRQNGSVIDPNTRTTAVETLTRPNNKGNQQPVTPVRAKRRSSETTIETSWLPPGWVVEDRIRTSGATAGTVDKYYIDPASGRKFRSKKDVQYYLETGTLKKKGKLTENSDADTNSAGNLKVDKNKSGANTSFALNFDSFNVPDRTEWVLANAKEDTWIPFIDGKKVPLYDKEQWDFAFASLTTSSHGKRKR